The genomic window ACCGGTCGCAAGGGCAAAGGGCTCAGCGCTGATGACCGCTCAGTCTGGTCGCGTGTGGCGCAAACGGTCAAACCCCTGCGCCCGCCCAAAACCAAACCTGTGCCAGACGGCGATGCCGAGGCGGAGCCGCCGAAAAAGCAGGCTCCCCGCGCGGCTGTGAAAGATTTCCAGATCGGGGAGCGGGTGAATGGGCACAGCCCTTCACCACAGCTTAGCCCGGCCCTGACCGAACGGCTGACACAGGCGCCGATCCGGATGGATCATGGCACCCACCGCCAGATGATACGGGGCAAGCTGAAACCCGAGGCACGGATCGACCTGCACGGTCTGACCCTGGCCGAGGCGCATCCGCGCCTTGTTCAGTTTATCCAGACCGCATTCGCCAATCGCAAACGGCTGGTGCTGATCATCACCGGGAAAGGCAAGGACCGGGAAGAACCGGGGCCGATCCCGATCCGGCGGGGGGTTTTGCGCCATCAGGTGCCCGCATGGCTGGCCGCCCCGCCGCTTGGTGCGCTGGTTCTGGATATCCGCCCGGCCCATCTGCGCCATGGCGGCGAAGGCGCCTATTACGTCTATCTCAAACGCGCCCGCTGAAGCTTTCAGATATCAGGCGTCAGAATAATCTGTGTGGCATTGCGCACCGTCAGAACAACCCCCGGCAGCAGCCCGGCGCGCACCGCATCGCTTTCGCTGAGCGAGGCGCTGATCCGTTGTGCCGATGTCAGGATCTGTATCATCGCCGGTGAGCTGACCGGTGTTGCATGGTTCAAACCATCCCCGCGCCCGCCGGAAAATTCACTGACATCAATGATCGTGACATCCAGATCTGCAACATCTTCAATGGATTCGATATTGCCCAAGCGGTTCTGCTGCCCCCGGACCCGCGCCGACAATCGCAACGCGGCATCGCGTTGCGAGGTGAAAATAAAGAACGGTTGCGGCAATTCACCGATCCGGGCGGCCTGACTGCGGAAAATCTGTACGTCGATATCCGGGGACAGAAGCAACACGCCGCTCAACCGGTCAAAGACCCGTTGCTGGCCGCCGATGCGCAATTGCCGCAGGCTTTCCATCACGACCTCGGCACCCAGGGAATGGGCCATCAGACCCACATCTTCCGCCCCTGCGGCGATGATTTCGTTTAACAGCTCTTCCAGACCGTCCCGGGCCAGCAGCGCACTGTCGCGATCATAGATATAACCCAGAGGATGCCCGGCACTGGGCCAGGAATAATGCACCGGGATCACCGGAATATCGAGGTCATGGCGAATTTGCGCCGTGCGGTAGAGCCCATCGGCGAAGGTGCTGTTGAACCCGTGAATGAACACCATGACTTCCCGTTCTCCGCGCGGGCGCGCCGCGATTTCCCGGCGCAGGGCTGCGCGGAAATCCCCGGGAGATGTCAGCGTATCGGCCTGGCTGACCACAAAATCGGCTTGCAGATCGGTGCCGTGACGGGGCCAGGAAACCTCTCCACTTTCCCGCTCTGGCGGGATGGCGACGTCAAACCGGGCATAATGCAGACCTTCCGACCTCTCGCTGGTGAACTGCCCCTCTGCAAAGGCGCGGGTGGTGGCCACCAGAACGGTTTCGATCACGGCATCCCGCGATGGGTCGGGCACCAGCACAAGCTGCGCGCGCGGGGCGCAGGCCCCAAGGCTCAGAACCGCCAGGAAGATAAAAAGACGTGCCATAAAATCGCACCGGGCAAATGAATTCTGCCGCTGTTTCTACAACACGTAGCGGCTGAGATCAGCGGATTTCATCAATTCGCCAAGGTTTTTCTCGACAAAGCCCGCATCGACCACAATCGCCTCGCCGGATCGGTCGGGCGCGGTAAAGCTCAATTCCTCAAATACCCGCTCGATAACGGTGTAAAGCCGCCGTGCGCCGATGTTTTCCACATCCTGATTGACCTCGGCGGCGATCCGCGCAAGGGCGGCGATCCCGTCTTCGGTGAAGCTGACAGTGACCTCTTCGGTGGCCATCAGCGCGGTATATTGCAGGGTCAGCGCATTGTCGGTTTCCGTCAGAATGCGCACGAAATCTTCCTCGGTCAGGGCGCGCAGCTCGACCCGGATCGGCAAGCGGCCCTGAAGTTCCGGCAACAGATCCGACGGTTTGGCGATATGAAATGCGCCCGAAGCAATAAACAGGATATGGTCGGTTTTTACCGGCCCATGTTTCGTGGATACGGTGGTGCCCTCGATCAGGGGCAGCAGGTCACGCTGCACACCTTCCCGGGACACATCCGCGCCGCGCGCATCGGACCGGGCCGAGACCTTGTCGATCTCGTCGATGAAGACAATGCCGTTCTGTTCAACCGCTGTCAGGGCCTCGCGGGTGATCACCTCCTGATCCAGCAGTTTATCGGCCTCTTCCTCAATCAGCAGATCATAGCTTGCCGCCACGCTCAGCTTTTTGCGGGTCTTGCGCCCGCCAAGGGCCTTGCCGAACAGATCCCCCAGATTCATGCCCCCCGGCATGCTGCCCATGCTGCCCATGCTGCCCGGCTGCCCGGGAATTTCAAACATCTGCATCGGGTTCGAGGTGTCAGAGACTTCCAGCTCGATCACCGTATTGTCCAGCTCGCCACTGCGCAGCTTCTTGCGGAACATCTCCCGGGTCTGTTCGCGCGCATCGGTTCCGGCCAAAGCCTCGATCACCCGGTCCTCTGCCGCATCATGGGCCTTGGCCTTCACCTCGTCGCGCATCGTCTCACGGATCATCACCTGTGCCGCATCCACCAGATCGCGGATGATCTGTTCCACATCGCGGCCGACATATCCGACCTCGGTGAATTTCGTCGCTTCCACCTTGATGAACGGGGCGCGGGCCAGTTTTGCCAGCCGACGGCTGATCTCGGTCTTGCCGACGCCGGTGGGGCCGATCATCAGGATATTCTTCGGATACACCTCATCGCGCAGGTCATCCCGCAGTTGTTTGCGCCGCCAGCGATTGCGGAGTGCCACGGCCACGGCGCGCTTGGCGTCTTTCTGGCCGATGATGAAACGGTCAAGCTCCGAGACGATCTCGCGCGGGGTCAGGTCGGTCAAGATTGGGGCTCCTCAGCGGTCAGCAGGGTCCAGGGGGGCAAGCGGGTCTTGCCGGGGAAATCGGGGAAAGCATCCATCAGGTTTCGGCGCAAGACCTCCCATTTCGCACCAAGCAGGACAAGGCCAAGACCCAGAAGCAGGATCACCAGAAAGGCATTGCCCTCCATCACCGTGATCGACAATGCGACGATATAGCCAACGCCCGAGACCAGAAAGGACCGGCGGTCGATCACCACGGCGAAAATCGCCATGCACGCCACAAACAGCACCAGCAAAAGCTGTGCCGTGACCGTGCCCACATCGAAAAGCGACAGGGCGACGGTGTTCACAATCGTAGGTGCTACAATGACATGGAGCCAGAACCCGCTGGCCGCGCGCCGGCTGATCCGGTGCGGGTCGCTCATATCAAAGCGCAAGGCGACAATCAGGCCAAGCAGCCCCAGAAGGATGGTCAGAATCGCGAAGGGTCCCTGGGCGGTCAGCAGAAATATATCACTGGGATTGGTCGGCACATTGCCCCCCAGACTGACCAGCCCGAACGCGGTGCCAAACACGCCAAGCGCGATCAGCGCCATCGTGAACGGAACCCGGAACATGATGTAATAGCCAACCAGCAACAGGGTGGACAGGCCCGCCGACAGGGCCAGGCTTTGCGGGAAATCAGTCTTGAGCATCCAGCCAAGCGAGATGCCCAGTTGCCCCGCACTCATGGCAAAGAAGATCGCCAGCGCGATCGAGGGCGCCACCATACGCCGGGTCAGGGTGAAATAGCGGGCCAGCAGGGCCACCGCCCCCATGCCGATCAACGCATAGATGATCGACAGAACATAACCGTTCTGCGCGCTGAAATAGCTGACACCCGTCAGACCCGCCCAGCCGGAAAAGAGAATGCCAAGCCCGACCACGATGAAGATTTCATTGAAACCGCGGAACAGCTCGAACGGTTCATCCAGACCTGACATATGCTCCCGGGTGCCGCGCCGGGCATCGCCCAGGGCGATCAGTGAAGCGGCCTGCGCTTCGGTAATCATCCCCGCGCCGACAGCGGCGCGGATGTCATCACGGTTGATATCACTCATGCTTTGATGCTTTCTACAGTCAGGTTGCCGTTGGTATAGACACAGATATCCGCCGCAATCGCCATGGCCTGGCGCGCGATATCCTCGGCGCCCAGATCGGTTGCCGACAATCCGCGCGCGGCGGCCAGGGCATAGTTCCCGCCTGACCCGATGGCCGCGATCCCGTGTTCGGGTTCCAGCACGTCCCCGGCGCCGGTGATGATGTAAAGCTCGGCCCCGTCGGTGACGATCAGCATCGCCTCAAGTTTTTGCAGATATTTATCGGTGCGCCAGTCCTTGGCCAGTTCCACGCTGGCGCGCTGCAACTGCCCCGGTGTCGCCTCCAGCTTGCTTTCCAGCCGTTCCAGCAGGGTGAAGGCATCTGCTGTCGATCCGGCAAAGCCACAGACCACATCATAGCCGCCGGGGCTGAGCCGCCGCACCTTGCGGGCCGAGCCTTTGATGACGGTCTGGCCCAGGCTGACCTGCCCGTCGCCTGCCACCACAACCTCATCGCCTTTGCGCACACCGATGATTGTTGTCCCGTGCCAGCCGGGGAAATCCGAATTGCTCATGCTGTCTCCTTCGTTCCGCCCTATATGGATGGGCAGAGAGGCCAGAACAAGCGCCAGGGTGCTGAACTGAAACTCCTTATGATCCCTACCGCCCGGGGGCACCGCCGGGCGGCGCCCGAACCGCCCCCACGGGGCGGGCGCTTCTCGCCCTCCCCTCGGTTCGGGCTCTGCCCTCGGCTTTCATCCAGATATATTGCAGAGCGGTTTTGCGCGATGTTTCACGATATCAGCACCAGCGCCGTAAATTCAGACCGAGCGCAGATCGCCAAAAATACTGGCCCCGTGATCGCGCAGATAGATTTGCAGCCAGGGTGTGAAACTGGCGGGTGCAGTTGCCACCTCCTGCGTCAGATCCTCCAGACTCTGCCAGATCGTATCCATCACTTCCGCCGGATTCGGGTTGGGCGACACATCTTCCGGGAGAGCACCCACAAAGATATCCACAACCTCATGCTCGATCAGCCCACCCCCCACATCGGCGCGATATTCCACCTGATCGCGATATGTCAGCGGAACGGGCGGAAGCCCAAGCTCATCCCCCAGGCGGCGCTGCGCGCAGTTCAAAGCACTTTCCCCCCAGAAAGGATGGGTGCAGCAGGTGTTCGCCCAAAGCCCCGGGGTGTGGTATTTTCCAAGCGCCCGGCGCTGCAACAGGGTTTTATTCCCGCGCATCAGAAACACCGAAACCGCGCGATGGCGCAGACCGCGTTGATGCGCCTCCAGTTTTTCCACAGGGGTCAGAACATTTTCAACCCAGGTGGGAATCATGTCTGTCATGCCGATACTGCCGCAATTACCTCTGCTGGATGGGCCAGAAGTCTAGGGCTGCGTCCGATATGTGCAAGCGCCTGCGGCCTGGCCGGACTGTTTAGGGGAAATCATGAATATGGAGCAGTCTGAAACCGCCGGGCGCTACCCCTTACGGTTGTAAAAAAACAGCGCTGATTTGTCCGAGTGATTCTTGCGATAAGCACCCGATATCGTGGCGACAATTGCCAAATCTACCGATTCGTATGAGGCATGAAAAAACACATGTCTCTGTTTCGGTTCGGGTTCGGCACAGGCAGGAATGATTTCTTGAAAGGAGTATACCTATGAGCCGTATGACAAGTCTTGCAGCAGCAACAGCATTTCTGGCCGCGCCCATGGCTTGCGCAGATATGGCCACCCCCACAGGCGATGCCGCTGCGGGCGAGGCCGCGTTTCGTCAATGCATCGCATGCCATGTGGTCGTGAATGACGCGGGCGAAACCCTTGCCGGACGCAATGCCCGCACCGGCCCCAATCTTTTCGGAATTGCCGGTCGCACCGCAGGCACATATGAGGAATTCCGCTATTCCGCGTCGATGACTGCGGCGGGCGAGGCCGGGCTTGTCTGGGATGAGGAAGGCTTTGTCACCTATGTGCAGGACCCGACCGGGTTTCTGCGGGAATATCTTGACGATAGCGGCGCCCGCGGTTCGATGAGTTTCCGCGTCCGATCACCCGAGGATGCGGCCAATCTTTATGCCTATATTATGTCGCTCGGGCCCGAGGCGGCGGAATAAACCTGCAATTGCTCGGGTTATAGCCTCGGACTGAAATTAGGAATTTCTCCATATCATTCTCCCGCCCGGCGGCATCGCCGGGCAGCGCCCGAACCGCCCCCACGGGGCGGGCGCTCCGCTTCCCGCCCCTCGGTTCGGGCGCTGCCCTACGCTCTATGTGGATGGGTTTCAGGATTTTGATCTGAATCAAAATTCCCTGCCTCCGGGTCAGCAAGCTACTGATCTCGAACGTGAATTTTGATGAGCGGTGGTGCAGAATAAAACGCCTTTCGCCTTTGGCTCAAACGCGAAAGCCATTGTACTGCTTCAATGTAAAGTCGAAACGCTAAAGCACCCTGCCTTAAACTTGAATCACAAATACCCTGCCACGCTTCGCGTTCCCGGGACATTTGTGATGCGCGATGTCTCAGGTTTAAGGCAGCATGCTGTATAACATGAAAAAGGGCGCCGCAACGGGCGCCCTTTTCGCATCTGTTTCCAAACTTCCGGTGGTCAGGCCAGCGACCGCTCCACCTCTTCCCGCTCGAAAATCTCGATCACATCATCGGCGCGGATGTCGTCGTAATTCTCGAACGCCATGCCGCATTCCTGGCCCGAGGTGACTTCCTTCACCTCGTCCTTGAAGCGTTTCAGGGTTTTCAACGTGCCTTCATGGATCACCACATTATCCCGCAGCAGGCGCACACCGGCAGACCGGCGGGCGACGCCTTCGGTCACCAGACACCCGGCCACATTGCCCACGCCGGTGACGCGGAACACCTCTTTGATCTGCGCATAACCGATGAAATTCTCCCGAACCTCGGCAGAAAGCAGGCCGGAGGCGGCAGATTTCACATCATCCACAAGATCGTAGATCACCGAGTAATAGCGGATTTCCACGCCCTTCTGGTTGGCGCTGTTGCGGGCGGGCGCATTGGCACGCACATTGAAGCCGATGACCGGCGCGCCCGAGGCTTCGGCCAGGCCCACATCGGATTCGGTGATTGCGCCGACGCCTGAATGCAGCACGCGCACACGCACCTCGTCATTGCCGATCTTCTCCATCGCCTGGATGATCGCCTCGGCAGAGCCCTGCACATCGGCCTTCACCAGAATCGGCAGTTCCGCCACGT from Rhodophyticola sp. CCM32 includes these protein-coding regions:
- the hslV gene encoding ATP-dependent protease subunit HslV — encoded protein: MSNSDFPGWHGTTIIGVRKGDEVVVAGDGQVSLGQTVIKGSARKVRRLSPGGYDVVCGFAGSTADAFTLLERLESKLEATPGQLQRASVELAKDWRTDKYLQKLEAMLIVTDGAELYIITGAGDVLEPEHGIAAIGSGGNYALAAARGLSATDLGAEDIARQAMAIAADICVYTNGNLTVESIKA
- the idi gene encoding isopentenyl-diphosphate Delta-isomerase is translated as MTDMIPTWVENVLTPVEKLEAHQRGLRHRAVSVFLMRGNKTLLQRRALGKYHTPGLWANTCCTHPFWGESALNCAQRRLGDELGLPPVPLTYRDQVEYRADVGGGLIEHEVVDIFVGALPEDVSPNPNPAEVMDTIWQSLEDLTQEVATAPASFTPWLQIYLRDHGASIFGDLRSV
- the hslU gene encoding ATP-dependent protease ATPase subunit HslU, with the translated sequence MTDLTPREIVSELDRFIIGQKDAKRAVAVALRNRWRRKQLRDDLRDEVYPKNILMIGPTGVGKTEISRRLAKLARAPFIKVEATKFTEVGYVGRDVEQIIRDLVDAAQVMIRETMRDEVKAKAHDAAEDRVIEALAGTDAREQTREMFRKKLRSGELDNTVIELEVSDTSNPMQMFEIPGQPGSMGSMGSMPGGMNLGDLFGKALGGRKTRKKLSVAASYDLLIEEEADKLLDQEVITREALTAVEQNGIVFIDEIDKVSARSDARGADVSREGVQRDLLPLIEGTTVSTKHGPVKTDHILFIASGAFHIAKPSDLLPELQGRLPIRVELRALTEEDFVRILTETDNALTLQYTALMATEEVTVSFTEDGIAALARIAAEVNQDVENIGARRLYTVIERVFEELSFTAPDRSGEAIVVDAGFVEKNLGELMKSADLSRYVL
- a CDS encoding Smr/MutS family protein, whose amino-acid sequence is MTGRKGKGLSADDRSVWSRVAQTVKPLRPPKTKPVPDGDAEAEPPKKQAPRAAVKDFQIGERVNGHSPSPQLSPALTERLTQAPIRMDHGTHRQMIRGKLKPEARIDLHGLTLAEAHPRLVQFIQTAFANRKRLVLIITGKGKDREEPGPIPIRRGVLRHQVPAWLAAPPLGALVLDIRPAHLRHGGEGAYYVYLKRAR
- a CDS encoding c-type cytochrome, whose protein sequence is MSRMTSLAAATAFLAAPMACADMATPTGDAAAGEAAFRQCIACHVVVNDAGETLAGRNARTGPNLFGIAGRTAGTYEEFRYSASMTAAGEAGLVWDEEGFVTYVQDPTGFLREYLDDSGARGSMSFRVRSPEDAANLYAYIMSLGPEAAE
- a CDS encoding alpha/beta hydrolase; translation: MARLFIFLAVLSLGACAPRAQLVLVPDPSRDAVIETVLVATTRAFAEGQFTSERSEGLHYARFDVAIPPERESGEVSWPRHGTDLQADFVVSQADTLTSPGDFRAALRREIAARPRGEREVMVFIHGFNSTFADGLYRTAQIRHDLDIPVIPVHYSWPSAGHPLGYIYDRDSALLARDGLEELLNEIIAAGAEDVGLMAHSLGAEVVMESLRQLRIGGQQRVFDRLSGVLLLSPDIDVQIFRSQAARIGELPQPFFIFTSQRDAALRLSARVRGQQNRLGNIESIEDVADLDVTIIDVSEFSGGRGDGLNHATPVSSPAMIQILTSAQRISASLSESDAVRAGLLPGVVLTVRNATQIILTPDI